One Amaranthus tricolor cultivar Red isolate AtriRed21 chromosome 1, ASM2621246v1, whole genome shotgun sequence DNA window includes the following coding sequences:
- the LOC130810756 gene encoding protein FAR-RED IMPAIRED RESPONSE 1-like → MEGRTPLQHCLHMATEHNYVVWTELDNDGHLSRLLIANPTSIQMIRTWPYVVLIDTTYKTNKSKWPLCEVIGMTPTNHNFLVAFCLMRDEAAVSYSWVLQGLRDIFGSAQTPSVIVTDRDEGLSAAIRDVFPDVRHLLCTWHIGNDVENMVDKLCGGKKNQQGQIFRKSRWNPLVESATIREYEKRWEGIVSTWSVRNRRVVRYLTGTWIPLREKFVRAWTNDCLHLGNHTTSRVESQHSSFKYYLGSGNSSFDTLFKRAHAQITNQQAKIRQSLQESMTSVPRTLRQYFFRPLYRHVTG, encoded by the exons atggagggcaggactccccttcaacactgtcttcatatggccacagaacataattatgtggtctggacagagtTGGATAATGACGGGCACTTGAGCAGacttttaattgcaaatcctacttcaatccaaatgatacgtacgtggccgtatgttgtgctgatagatacaacgtacaaaacgaacaaatcaaagtggccactatgtgaagtcatcggaatgacgccaacaaatcacaacttcttggttgcgttttgtttgatgcgagatgaggcggctgtgtcgtactcgtgggtgctgcagggattgagagatattttcggcagtgctcagactcctagcgtcattgtaaccgatcgtgacgaaggtttatctgcagctattcgtgacgtcttcccag atgtacgTCATTTGTTATGCacctggcatattggcaacgatgttgagaacatggtggacaagttgtgcggcggcaagaaaaatcaacaagggcagatatttaggaaaagtagatggaaccccttggttgaaagtgctACAATCCGGGAATATGAAAAGAGATGGGAAGGgatcgtcagtacgtggtcggttaggaaccgaagggtcgttcggtatttgactggaacatggattccacttagagagaaatttgtgcgtgcgtggacgaatgattgtttacacttgggtaaccatactaccagcagagtggaaagccaacactcgtcttttaagtattaccttggtagcggtaatagctcattcgatacccttttcaaaagggcgcacgcacagattacaaatcaacAAGCTAAAATCCGACAatcgctacaggaatccatgacttCTGTACCAAGAACGCTACGACAGTATTTCTTTAGACCTCTATATCGCCACGT aactgggtga